Part of the Deltaproteobacteria bacterium genome, CTCGCGGGACGGCCTGCTGGCCCGCCTCAAGGACGAGGACTGGGCGCTCACCCTGGGAGTGAACCTCTCCGGGGTGATGCACCTCTGCCGCGCCGCCTCCCGTCCGATGATGAAGCAGAAGGGCGGGGCGATCGTGAACCTCACCTCGGTGGTCGCCCAGACCGGCAACGCCGGCCAGGCCTCCTACACCGCGGCCAAGGGGGGCGTGATCTCGCTGACCAAGTCGCTGGCCCGGGAGCTGGCCTCCCGGAAGATCCGGGTGAACGCCGTGGCCCCCGGCTACATCGAGACCGACATGACCTCGGGCCTGCCGGAGCGGGCCAAGGAGGCCATGCTCTCGCAGATCCCCCTGCGCCGGGCCGGCGCGCCCGAGGAGGTCGCGGCCGCGGTGCTGTGGCTTGCGGGGGAGGAGTCGGGCTATGTCACGGGGCAAGTCCTGAACGTGAACGGTGGGATGTACCTCTAGCGCCGACCCCCCCTTGGGGCTATTGGAGTCGGCCGCACTTCGAATTCGAACGAACAAGAAAGGAAGATTCGTCATGTCCGTGGAGAACAAGGTCCGGTCCATCATCGCCGAGCAGCTCGGCATCGCCGAGGACACCGTGAAGACCGACAGCGCCTTCATCGAGGACCTCGGGGCCGACAGCCTCGACATCGTCGAGCTGGTCATGGCCATGGAGGACGAGTTCGAGGTCGAGATCCCCGACGAGGAGGCCGAGAACATCAAGACGGTCGCCGACGCGGTGAAGTACATCAACGACCACAAGAGCTAGCCCGGCGTCAGACGCTCCCACGTCGCTGACAGCGGGCCGCGAACTGCGGTTCGCGGCCTGGAAGGAGACGCTGCCATGAGTCGTGGAGTGGTGGTGACCGGCCTCGGTGCGATCACCCCTCTCGGGGTGGGCCTCGGGCCCACCTGGGAGGGGCTCTGCGCCGGCCGGTCCGGGATCGGCCCCATCGAGGGCTTCGACGCGAGCGAGTTCGTCACCCGCTTCGCCGGTGAGTGCCGGGACTTCGATCCGGAGGCCTACGTTCCGAAGAAGGAGATCCGCCGGAACGACCGCTTCATCCACCTCGCCCTCGCCGCCGCCCAGATGGCGCTCGAGGACGCGGGGCTCACGATCGACGAGCACAACGCCGATCGGGTGGGGGTCTTCGTCGGCTCGGGCATGGGGGGCCTCGGCTCCCTCGAGGAGCAGCACGAGGTCCTGCGCACGCGCGGGCCGGGGAGGGTGAGCCCCTTCTTCATCCCGGAGACGATCATCAACCTGGCCGCCGGCCAGATCTCGATCCGCTTCGGGGCGCGCTACGCCAACTTCGCCCACGTCTCGGCCTGCTCGTCCTCGGCCCACGCCCTGGGCGAGGCGGCGCTCCACATCGCCGCCGGGCGGGCCGACGCGATCATCGCCGGCGGCAGCGAGGCCGCGGTGACCCCCCTGGGGGTCTCGGGCTTCAACGCCATGAAGGCCCTCTCCACCCGCAACGACGACCCCCAGGCGGCCAGCCGCCCCTTCGAGCGGGACCGGGACGGCTTCGTCATGGGCGAGGGCGCCGGCATCCTGATCCTCGAGGCCGAGGAGACGGCCCGGGCCCGGGGCGCGCGCATCTACGCCACCCTCGCCGGCTACGGCGCCACCTCCGACGCCCACCACATCACCTCGCCCGCCCCCGGGGGCGCCGGGGCCGCCCGCTGCATGCAGCAGGCCCTGGACTCGGCGGGCCTCGCGCCGGAGGCCATCGGGTACGTGAACGCCCACGGCACCTCCACCGCCTACAACGACAAGTTCGAGACCGAGGCCCTGAAGGCCGTCTTCGGGGCGCACGCCCGGTCCCTGGCGGTGAGCTCGACCAAGTCGATGACCGGCCACCTCCTGGGGGCCGCGGGGGCGCTCGAGGCCGTGATCGCGGCGAAGGTCCTGGAGACCGGGATCATCCCGCCGACGATCAACTACCAGAACCCGGATCCGGAGTGCGACCTGGACTACGTGCCCAACCAGGCCCGGGAGGCCCGGGTGCGAGCGGTGCTCTCCAACTCCCTGGGGTTTGGTGGTACGAACGCCTCCCTGCTCTTCACCCAGCCCCAGTAGGGGTGCGGCCGGACTCACGCCTGCACCCCGCAAGAGAGGACAGGCGATGACC contains:
- a CDS encoding SDR family oxidoreductase, yielding SRDGLLARLKDEDWALTLGVNLSGVMHLCRAASRPMMKQKGGAIVNLTSVVAQTGNAGQASYTAAKGGVISLTKSLARELASRKIRVNAVAPGYIETDMTSGLPERAKEAMLSQIPLRRAGAPEEVAAAVLWLAGEESGYVTGQVLNVNGGMYL
- the acpP gene encoding acyl carrier protein, translating into MSVENKVRSIIAEQLGIAEDTVKTDSAFIEDLGADSLDIVELVMAMEDEFEVEIPDEEAENIKTVADAVKYINDHKS
- the fabF gene encoding beta-ketoacyl-ACP synthase II, with amino-acid sequence MSRGVVVTGLGAITPLGVGLGPTWEGLCAGRSGIGPIEGFDASEFVTRFAGECRDFDPEAYVPKKEIRRNDRFIHLALAAAQMALEDAGLTIDEHNADRVGVFVGSGMGGLGSLEEQHEVLRTRGPGRVSPFFIPETIINLAAGQISIRFGARYANFAHVSACSSSAHALGEAALHIAAGRADAIIAGGSEAAVTPLGVSGFNAMKALSTRNDDPQAASRPFERDRDGFVMGEGAGILILEAEETARARGARIYATLAGYGATSDAHHITSPAPGGAGAARCMQQALDSAGLAPEAIGYVNAHGTSTAYNDKFETEALKAVFGAHARSLAVSSTKSMTGHLLGAAGALEAVIAAKVLETGIIPPTINYQNPDPECDLDYVPNQAREARVRAVLSNSLGFGGTNASLLFTQPQ